Genomic window (Trueperaceae bacterium):
GCTTTGAGGTCGAGTTCCTGCCACCTTACGCAGCGAACCATGTGGCCGCCGCCGGTGTCGTCGAGGGGCGGGATGGCCACCTTGCACTTGTCCTGCACGAAGCGGCAACGCGGGTGGAAGGCGCAGCCCTGCGGGAGGTTGAGGGGGTTGGGGACGTTGCCGGGGATGGCCTGGAGCCGCTCCTGGTGCTCCCTGCCGCGGTCAACGCGCGGGATCGAGTTGAGCAGGCCGAGGGTGTAAGGCATCTTCGGGTCGGCGAAGATGTCGTGCACGTCGGCCTCCTCGACGGCGCGCCCCGCGTACATGACCACCGCGCGGTCGGCCATCTCCGCCACCACGCCGAGGTCGTGCGTGATGAAGAGGATGGACATGCCGATCTCGTTCTGCAGCTTGCGCATCAGGTCGAGGATCTGCGCCTGGATGGTCACGTCGAGCGCCGTCGTGGGCTCGTCGGCGATGAGCAGCTTCGGCCCGCACGACAGCGCCATGGCGATCATGACGCGCTGGCGCATGCCGCCCGACATCTGGTGCGGGAAGTTCTTGACGCGCTTGCCCGGCTCGGGGATGCCGACCAGGTCGAGCATCTCGGCGGCCAGCTTCATCGCCTCGCGGTACGACTTGCCCTGGTGGAGCACGATGGCCTCGGCGATCTGGTCGCCCACCGTGTAGACCGGGTTGAGGCTGGTCATCGGCTCCTGGAAGATCATGGAGATGTCGTTGCCGCGGATGCGCCTCATCTCGCGCTCGGTCTTGGTGACGAGGTCCTTCCCCTCGAACATGATCTTCCCGCCGGCGATGCGGCCCGGCGGGGTGGGGATGAGGCGCATCATGGACAGGCTCATCACCGACTTGCCGGAGCCCGACTCACCGACGACGGCCAAGGTCTCGCCCTTGTTGAGGTGGAAGCTCACCCCATCGACGGCTTTGACCGTGCCCTCGTCGGTGTCGAAGTAGGTCTTGAGGTCGATCACCTCAAGGATCCGCTCATTGTTGGGCATCTGCGCGTACACTCCTCACTCGTTGTACGAAGCCGGGCCGTGGTCGCCCCGATCGCCAAGAAAGCATTGCCAGGCGCACGGTGCATACTGCGCTGTGCGCCTCGCAAGATATTCCTGAGACTGTGGAAATACGCTCGCGCTTCCTGCGGGTCCCCGCGCTACCTGCGCTTCTTGGGGTCGAAGGCGTCCCTCAAACCATCGCCGAGCAGGTTCCAGCATAACACTGCCAGGAGGATGGGGATGCCAGGTATCAGGAGCCACGGCACGAACTGGATGCTGATGCCGCGAGCTGTGGCGT
Coding sequences:
- a CDS encoding ABC transporter ATP-binding protein, whose protein sequence is MPNNERILEVIDLKTYFDTDEGTVKAVDGVSFHLNKGETLAVVGESGSGKSVMSLSMMRLIPTPPGRIAGGKIMFEGKDLVTKTEREMRRIRGNDISMIFQEPMTSLNPVYTVGDQIAEAIVLHQGKSYREAMKLAAEMLDLVGIPEPGKRVKNFPHQMSGGMRQRVMIAMALSCGPKLLIADEPTTALDVTIQAQILDLMRKLQNEIGMSILFITHDLGVVAEMADRAVVMYAGRAVEEADVHDIFADPKMPYTLGLLNSIPRVDRGREHQERLQAIPGNVPNPLNLPQGCAFHPRCRFVQDKCKVAIPPLDDTGGGHMVRCVRWQELDLKAEIPA